The following DNA comes from Cellulomonas soli.
CCGAGCAGCGCGAGTACCTGACGCGCGTCGGGTTCCGTCAGGCCGCCGAGGGCTGGGAGCGGGCGGTGGACGCCGCAGCCTGACGCGGCTCGCGGGTGCCGGCGGGTGGTCGCTCCCTGCCCCGCCGCGTAAAGTTCGGTTATCCGAAATCAGGACTGCGGATAGTCGGAAACGGGCGGAGGGGGAGCGATGACCGAGGCCCGGCCCGTGGTGCGTCCGACGTCGCCCACCCCGACCGCGCGGCGACCCCGGCACCTCACGCCGACGCTGCTCGGGCCGGCGTTCGTCGCCGCGATCGCCTACGTCGACCCCGGCAACGTGGCCGCCAACCTCACCGCCGGTGCCCGGTACGGCTACCTGCTGCTGTGGGTGCTGGTCGCCGCCAACGCGGTCGCGGTGCTCGTGCAGTACCAGTCCGCCAAGCTCGGCATCGTCACCGGGGAGTCGCTGCCCGGTGTGCTCGGTGCCCGGCTGCGTCGGGGCCCTCGCCTGGCGTACTGGGTGCAGGCCGAGGTCGTGGCCGCCGCGACCGACCTGGCCGAGGTCGTCGGCGGGGCGATCGCCCTGCACCTGCTGTTCGGGGTTCCGCTCCCGCTCGGCGGGCTCATCGTCGGCGCGGTCTCGATGGTCCTCCTGGCGACGCAGAACCGGTACGGCCAGCGCCGGTTCGAGGCCGTCGTCGTGAGCCTGCTGGTCGTCATCACCATCGGGTTCCTCGCGGGGCTCGTGGTCAGCCCGCCGGACGCCCGCGGGGTGCTGTCCGGCCTGGTGCCGCGGTTCGACGGCCCCGACTCGGTGCTGCTCGCCGCGAGCATGCTCGGGGCGACCGTGATGCCGCACGCGATCTACGTGCACTCCGCCCTGGTGCGCGACCGGTTCGGCCGGGCCCCCGAGCACGCGCTCGGCGACCACCACGCCACCGACCGCGCCGGTCTCGCGCACCGCACGCTGCTGCGGGCGACCCGCTGGGACGTCGGCGGTGCGCTGCTGGTCGCCGGCCTGGTCAACATCGGCCTGCTGCTGCTCGCCGCGTCCGGCCTGCGCGGCGTGCCGGGGACCGACTCGATCGAGGGGGCGCACGCCGCGATCCAGGTGGCTCTCGGGCCGGGCGTCGCGATCGTGTTCGCCGTCGGCCTGCTCGCGTCCGGCCTCGCCTCGACGTCGGTCGGCGCCTACGCGGGTGCCACGATCATGGAGGGTCTGCTGCACCGCAGCGTCCCGCTGCTCGCCCGTCGTGCCGTCACGCTGATCCCCGCGATCGCCCTGCTGTGGGCCGGTGCCGACCCGACGTGGACGCTCGTCGTCAGCCAGGTCGTGCTCAGCTTCGGCATCCCGTTCGCCGTCGTCCCGCTGGTGCGGCTGACCCGCGACCGCACGCTCATGGGTGCGCACCGCAACGGGCCGTGGACGCACGCGCTGCTCGTGCTCGTCGTCGTGCTCGTCGTGGCGCTCAACCTGACGCTGCTCGGCCTGCTGGTGACGGGCTGAGCGCACGGGCGGCAGAATCGCGCCGTGCAACGACTGAGCCTGACCGTTCCCTCGCACCTGAGCGATCGGGTCGTCGCCGTGCTGTCCGACGACCCCGCCGTGAGCAGCCTGGCCGTCCTGCGTGGTGCATCGGTCCGGCCCGAGGGCGACGTGATCCTCGCCGACGTCGCGCGGGAGGCGTGCAACGACGTGGTGGACCAGCTGCTCGCGCTCGACGTGCACCGCGAGGGGAGCATGCACCTCGAACCCGTCTCGACGTGGGTCTCGCAGGCCGGCTACGAGGCCGAGCAGCTCGCGCCCGGGTCGAGCGCCGACTCGGTGGTGTGGCCCGAGGTCACGCAGCGCGCCTACGAGGACAGCGAGCTGAACTGGACGTTCCTCACGTTCCTGTCCCTGGCGACGATCATCGCGGCGATCGCGATCGTCCTGGACTCCCAGGTGCTCGTCATCGGGGCGATGGTGCTCGGGCCGGAGTTTGGTGCCGTCGCCGCGCTCGGGGTCGCGCTCGTGCGGCGTCGCCCGCGGCTGCTGTGGCACGCCGGGCGGACCCTGACCGTCGGCTTCCTGGTCGCGATGGCCTCGACCACCGTCCTGGCGCTGCTCGCGAACTGGCTGGGCTGGATCAGCCTCGAGCACGTCACGGCGAGCCGGCCGGGGACGTCGTTCATCTACTCGCCAGACAAGTGGTCGTTCGTCGTCGCGGTCATCGCCGGTGCCGCCGGAGTGCTGTCGCTGACGTCCGCGCGCGTCGGGGGCCTCGCCGGCGTGTTCATCTCGGTCACGACGGTCCCCGCCGCGGGCAACGTGGCGTTGTCCCTCGCGCTCGGCGACTCGACCGAGGTGTGGGGCAGCCTGCTGCAGCTGGCCGTGAACCTCACCGGCATGGCGGTCGCCGGCTGGTTGATGCTCGCCGCCCAGCAGACGATCTGGTCACGGGTGTCGCGCCGACGTGCCGCCCTCGTCGGCCGCTGGCGCGCGAGCGACTGAACCGCCCGCGGTCAGCGCCCCTGGTCT
Coding sequences within:
- a CDS encoding Nramp family divalent metal transporter, giving the protein MTEARPVVRPTSPTPTARRPRHLTPTLLGPAFVAAIAYVDPGNVAANLTAGARYGYLLLWVLVAANAVAVLVQYQSAKLGIVTGESLPGVLGARLRRGPRLAYWVQAEVVAAATDLAEVVGGAIALHLLFGVPLPLGGLIVGAVSMVLLATQNRYGQRRFEAVVVSLLVVITIGFLAGLVVSPPDARGVLSGLVPRFDGPDSVLLAASMLGATVMPHAIYVHSALVRDRFGRAPEHALGDHHATDRAGLAHRTLLRATRWDVGGALLVAGLVNIGLLLLAASGLRGVPGTDSIEGAHAAIQVALGPGVAIVFAVGLLASGLASTSVGAYAGATIMEGLLHRSVPLLARRAVTLIPAIALLWAGADPTWTLVVSQVVLSFGIPFAVVPLVRLTRDRTLMGAHRNGPWTHALLVLVVVLVVALNLTLLGLLVTG
- a CDS encoding DUF389 domain-containing protein, producing MQRLSLTVPSHLSDRVVAVLSDDPAVSSLAVLRGASVRPEGDVILADVAREACNDVVDQLLALDVHREGSMHLEPVSTWVSQAGYEAEQLAPGSSADSVVWPEVTQRAYEDSELNWTFLTFLSLATIIAAIAIVLDSQVLVIGAMVLGPEFGAVAALGVALVRRRPRLLWHAGRTLTVGFLVAMASTTVLALLANWLGWISLEHVTASRPGTSFIYSPDKWSFVVAVIAGAAGVLSLTSARVGGLAGVFISVTTVPAAGNVALSLALGDSTEVWGSLLQLAVNLTGMAVAGWLMLAAQQTIWSRVSRRRAALVGRWRASD